The following proteins are encoded in a genomic region of Tenacibaculum sp. 190524A05c:
- a CDS encoding GEVED domain-containing protein produces MKKITLLFFLLTGVVFSQQKRNCHSMDNLEYRQQKNPAIKERMMEIEKFTQNKLLQMQNGQRKIEGEIIKIPVVVHVIYSNAQENISEAQIQSQIDVLNEDFRRTNSDANNKWSQAADTQIEFALAAIDPNGNPTSGITRKSSTRTSWGTNDAMKSSSNGGVSPWDTSEYLNMWVCNIGGGILGYAQFPGGSAATDGVVMSPQYFGSSDKGSGFYLSAPFDKGRTTTHEVGHFLNLRHIWGDGGCSVDDFVSDTPTSDAANYGCATGHTSCGTEDMVENFMDYSDDSCMNLYTVGQKNRMRAVLEAGGVRRSLALSDKFSPAVCNATTPTGVSVSGVSSSEATISWNAVSGATYDVRFRPAGTTSWTVNAVSGTSTTLSGLSATTQYQVQVRSKCSSGNSSYSSTVSFTTTEVQLNYCDSKGNNVNDEYIGRVAIGSINNASGNGNGYSDFTSQSTSLAKSASASITITPTWTGTVYSEGYAVFIDYNQDGDFADSGETVWTQSATQNTPVSGSFTVPASAAEGATRMRVSMKYNGVPTSCETFSYGEVEDYTVVIGASAPDTQAPSTPSNVQASAVTQTTATVSWNASSDNVGVTGYEVFRGSTSLGTVTGTSANLTGLSANTSYTVSVRAQDAAGNESSAGSVTFTTLSNQVSYCTSSGSRVTYEWIDNVELGGIANATGRNGGYGDFTDQVGTLAQGSSNTMIVSAGFRSTAYTEYWAVWIDFNQDGTFSDSEKVVSGSSSSANNLSATVNVPSNATLGNTRMRVSMKYNAAQTACENFGDGEVEDYTINITSSARIDTVSTDADALGNESAINLLAFPNPTTNFVQVRLNNRDAGLTSYSIVNTIGQTVQRGEVTNGVINVSDLTLGMYILEVNDGQKSFRTKLVKR; encoded by the coding sequence ATGAAAAAAATTACTTTATTATTTTTTTTACTTACTGGTGTTGTCTTTTCTCAACAGAAAAGGAACTGTCACTCGATGGATAATCTTGAGTATAGACAACAAAAAAACCCTGCTATTAAAGAAAGAATGATGGAAATTGAGAAGTTTACTCAAAACAAACTTCTTCAAATGCAAAATGGACAACGAAAGATTGAAGGAGAAATCATCAAAATTCCTGTAGTAGTTCATGTAATTTATAGTAATGCTCAAGAGAATATTAGTGAAGCTCAAATCCAATCTCAAATTGATGTATTGAATGAAGATTTCAGAAGAACTAACTCTGATGCTAATAACAAATGGTCTCAAGCAGCAGATACTCAAATAGAGTTTGCTTTGGCTGCAATTGATCCAAATGGTAATCCAACTTCAGGAATTACTAGAAAATCATCTACAAGAACATCTTGGGGAACTAATGATGCAATGAAAAGTTCTTCAAATGGTGGTGTTAGTCCATGGGATACTTCTGAATATTTAAACATGTGGGTATGTAATATCGGAGGAGGAATTTTAGGATATGCTCAATTCCCAGGAGGTAGCGCTGCTACGGATGGAGTTGTAATGAGTCCACAATACTTCGGAAGTTCTGATAAAGGATCAGGTTTTTACTTATCTGCTCCATTTGATAAAGGAAGAACTACAACTCACGAAGTAGGTCACTTTTTAAACTTACGCCATATTTGGGGAGATGGTGGATGTTCAGTTGATGATTTCGTATCTGATACACCTACATCAGACGCTGCAAACTATGGATGTGCAACAGGACATACATCTTGTGGAACTGAGGATATGGTAGAGAACTTTATGGATTACTCTGATGATTCATGTATGAACTTATATACAGTTGGACAAAAGAATAGAATGAGAGCTGTTTTAGAGGCTGGAGGAGTTAGAAGAAGTTTAGCTTTATCTGATAAATTTTCACCTGCAGTTTGTAACGCAACTACGCCAACTGGAGTTTCAGTTTCAGGAGTTTCTTCTTCTGAAGCTACAATTTCTTGGAATGCAGTTTCAGGAGCGACTTATGATGTAAGATTCCGTCCAGCAGGAACAACTTCTTGGACTGTAAATGCAGTTTCAGGAACTTCAACTACATTATCTGGTTTATCAGCTACAACACAATATCAAGTTCAAGTAAGAAGCAAGTGTTCTTCAGGAAATTCTTCTTATAGTTCAACGGTTAGTTTTACAACAACAGAGGTTCAATTAAACTACTGTGATTCTAAAGGAAATAATGTAAACGACGAATATATCGGTAGAGTTGCTATCGGATCAATTAATAATGCTTCTGGAAACGGAAATGGATATTCAGACTTTACTTCACAGTCTACTTCTTTAGCGAAGTCTGCTTCTGCAAGTATTACAATTACACCAACTTGGACAGGAACTGTTTACAGCGAAGGATATGCAGTATTTATCGATTATAACCAAGATGGAGATTTTGCAGATAGTGGAGAAACTGTTTGGACACAGTCTGCTACTCAAAACACACCAGTTTCTGGATCATTCACAGTACCAGCAAGTGCTGCTGAAGGAGCTACAAGAATGCGTGTTTCTATGAAATATAATGGAGTTCCAACTTCATGTGAAACATTCTCATATGGAGAAGTAGAAGATTATACTGTTGTAATTGGAGCTTCTGCACCAGATACACAAGCACCATCTACTCCATCAAATGTACAGGCTTCTGCTGTAACACAAACTACAGCTACAGTTAGTTGGAACGCTTCTTCTGATAACGTAGGAGTTACAGGATATGAAGTGTTCAGAGGATCTACAAGTTTAGGAACTGTAACAGGAACTTCAGCAAACTTAACAGGTTTATCGGCTAATACTTCTTATACAGTTTCGGTAAGAGCGCAAGATGCTGCTGGAAACGAATCAAGTGCTGGTTCGGTTACATTTACAACATTAAGTAATCAAGTTTCTTATTGTACTTCAAGCGGAAGTAGAGTTACTTACGAATGGATTGATAATGTAGAATTAGGAGGAATTGCTAATGCTACTGGACGTAATGGAGGATATGGAGACTTTACAGATCAAGTAGGTACATTAGCGCAAGGAAGTTCAAATACTATGATTGTAAGTGCAGGATTTAGAAGCACTGCATATACTGAATATTGGGCAGTTTGGATTGACTTCAATCAAGATGGAACATTCTCTGATAGTGAAAAGGTAGTTTCTGGATCTTCTTCTAGTGCAAATAACTTATCAGCTACTGTAAATGTACCTTCGAATGCGACATTAGGAAATACTAGAATGCGTGTTTCTATGAAGTATAATGCGGCTCAAACGGCATGTGAAAACTTTGGAGACGGTGAAGTAGAAGATTACACTATTAACATTACAAGTTCTGCTCGTATAGATACTGTATCTACAGATGCAGATGCTTTAGGAAATGAATCTGCTATTAATCTTTTAGCATTCCCTAACCCAACAACAAATTTTGTGCAAGTACGATTAAATAATAGAGATGCAGGATTAACTTCTTACAGCATTGTAAATACAATCGGACAAACGGTACAAAGAGGAGAAGTAACAAATGGAGTAATTAACGTTTCTGATTTAACTTTAGGAATGTATATTTTAGAAGTAAATGATGGTCAAAAATCATTTAGAACAAAACTAGTTAAGAGATAA
- a CDS encoding ABC transporter ATP-binding protein has translation MLILKDFSVSIKNKPILKNVSFTVQPNSILGLVGESGSGKSITSLSIMGLLPKAEISTDGSIKFEEKNILNFSDKDFLRVRGNEISMIFQEPMTSLNPSLTCGYQLYEVFKNHTKLSKTEIKDEIISLFEKVKLPRPEAIYKSYPHQISGGQKQRVMIAMAIALKPKLLIADEPTTALDVTVQKEIIHLLKTLQQETKMSVLFISHDLNLVSEIADDVVVMKKGKVIEYANAKNIFNSPKQDYTRALINSRPNPNKRFNKLPTVEDFINDSVDFSIEASEEREKYHQEIYNKPPLLKIKNLKKEFITKRYLFGNSSSVKAVNDVTFSIYEGETLGLVGESGCGKTTLGRTILQLEKATSGQIIYKGKDITSLNKSDLKSLRKEIQIIFQDPFSSLNPRIPVGEAIIEPMKVHNILSSYKERKEYVLEILEKVGLEAQHFYRFPHEFSGGQRQRIGIARTIALQPKFIICDESVSALDVSVQAQVINLLNTLKKDYGFTYLFISHDLSVVKYMSDNVVVMNQGKIEEIGEADELYKNPKTLYTRTLIEAVPKDI, from the coding sequence ATGCTAATCCTTAAAGATTTTTCCGTTTCTATTAAAAATAAACCCATCCTTAAAAACGTGTCTTTTACCGTTCAACCCAATAGTATTCTTGGGCTGGTGGGAGAAAGCGGAAGTGGAAAATCAATTACTTCTTTGAGTATTATGGGATTACTTCCCAAAGCAGAAATTTCGACTGATGGATCCATAAAATTCGAAGAAAAAAATATTTTAAATTTTAGTGATAAAGATTTTCTGAGAGTTAGAGGAAATGAAATTTCTATGATTTTTCAAGAACCAATGACCTCTTTGAACCCAAGTTTAACTTGTGGTTATCAGTTATACGAAGTATTTAAAAATCACACAAAACTATCGAAAACTGAAATCAAGGATGAAATCATAAGTCTTTTTGAGAAGGTAAAACTTCCTAGGCCAGAAGCAATTTATAAATCGTATCCGCATCAAATAAGTGGCGGTCAGAAACAGCGCGTTATGATCGCTATGGCAATTGCATTAAAACCAAAGCTTTTAATAGCTGACGAACCCACAACTGCCCTTGATGTAACTGTTCAAAAAGAAATAATTCATCTGTTAAAGACACTGCAACAAGAAACAAAAATGAGTGTTCTTTTTATTTCTCATGATCTGAATTTGGTTAGCGAAATTGCTGACGATGTCGTAGTGATGAAAAAAGGGAAAGTAATAGAATACGCAAATGCAAAAAATATCTTTAACAGTCCGAAACAGGATTACACACGTGCCTTAATTAACTCTAGACCAAATCCTAATAAACGATTTAATAAACTACCCACTGTTGAAGATTTTATAAATGACTCTGTTGATTTCAGTATTGAAGCATCAGAAGAACGAGAAAAATATCATCAAGAGATTTACAATAAGCCTCCATTATTAAAAATCAAAAACTTAAAAAAAGAGTTTATTACAAAACGTTATTTATTTGGGAATTCATCTTCTGTAAAAGCAGTTAATGATGTTACTTTTTCTATTTATGAAGGAGAAACATTAGGACTAGTTGGTGAATCTGGTTGTGGAAAAACAACGTTAGGAAGAACCATTTTACAACTAGAGAAAGCAACTTCGGGACAAATAATCTACAAAGGCAAAGACATTACTTCATTAAATAAAAGCGATCTGAAATCATTACGAAAAGAGATTCAAATTATATTTCAAGATCCATTTTCATCCTTAAACCCTAGAATACCTGTTGGTGAAGCTATAATTGAACCGATGAAGGTTCATAATATTCTTTCATCTTACAAAGAACGAAAAGAATATGTTTTAGAAATACTTGAAAAAGTTGGTTTGGAAGCTCAACATTTTTATCGTTTTCCTCATGAGTTCTCAGGCGGACAAAGACAACGAATCGGTATTGCTCGAACTATAGCCTTGCAACCAAAATTTATCATTTGTGATGAATCCGTTTCGGCTTTGGACGTTTCAGTACAAGCTCAAGTCATAAATTTATTGAATACTCTTAAAAAAGACTATGGTTTTACCTACCTGTTTATTTCACATGATTTATCTGTAGTTAAGTACATGTCTGACAATGTAGTAGTGATGAACCAAGGAAAAATAGAAGAAATAGGTGAAGCGGACGAACTTTACAAAAACCCAAAAACACTGTATACTAGAACTTTAATAGAGGCTGTACCAAAAGATATATAA
- a CDS encoding DUF4292 domain-containing protein: MKLYRYLLVGLLAFASCKSSKTATEGTGVVEEMSSKKIIRKHNNNKFPKTIDAKLKVNYKDAKESLGFSVKMKMVKDEVIWLKGTKIITIFKAKITPEKVSFYSPYKKNYFEGDFAMLKKLLGVDINFTQLQNLLLGQAIYNLKKTKQEVEIADNAYKLFPKNQLSLFDIFYHINPAHFKVDKQYVVNSLKNQRLDVFYPSYIEKNDYLYPEKIQIKAKEKNKFTNIDLNLRSVEFNKKLVMPFKIPSGYKEIEL, encoded by the coding sequence ATGAAGTTATATCGCTATCTTTTAGTTGGATTACTTGCTTTTGCATCATGTAAATCCTCTAAAACAGCTACAGAAGGCACTGGTGTAGTTGAAGAAATGTCTTCTAAAAAAATCATTAGAAAGCACAACAATAATAAGTTTCCAAAAACTATAGATGCTAAGCTTAAAGTAAATTACAAAGACGCCAAAGAAAGTCTTGGTTTCTCTGTAAAAATGAAAATGGTTAAAGACGAAGTTATTTGGTTAAAGGGAACTAAAATCATCACAATTTTTAAAGCTAAAATTACTCCTGAAAAAGTAAGCTTCTATTCTCCTTATAAAAAGAATTATTTCGAAGGAGATTTTGCAATGCTCAAGAAATTACTTGGAGTAGATATCAATTTTACACAGTTACAAAACTTGCTTCTTGGTCAGGCAATTTATAATTTGAAAAAAACTAAGCAAGAAGTAGAAATAGCAGACAATGCTTACAAGTTATTTCCAAAAAATCAATTGTCTCTTTTTGATATTTTTTACCACATAAACCCTGCTCATTTTAAAGTGGACAAACAGTATGTAGTAAACTCTTTAAAAAATCAACGATTAGATGTTTTTTATCCTAGTTATATAGAAAAGAACGACTACTTGTATCCGGAAAAAATTCAAATCAAAGCCAAAGAAAAAAATAAATTTACTAATATTGATTTAAACTTACGTTCAGTTGAGTTTAATAAAAAGCTAGTAATGCCATTTAAAATACCGTCAGGTTATAAAGAAATTGAACTATAG
- a CDS encoding S8 family serine peptidase: MRNKYTAKLLLSAGLLFLGSNTFAQSEEQIQKIRSEYDLVKLQSIQKNLKTKENLQKKEAIRIAQQKGWKTTIKREDGTFMELQRVVNGKPIYYTTFNVDAAKSTRTDHLHSGGSLGLNLMGQGLTANVWDGGGTRNTHQEFDGAGGNNRVTTIDGSTLNGNSFHAQHVTGTIVASGVVANAKGMAPHAKARTADWNNDKSEATTETGNGMIISNHSYGFAFRNQFGQVQLPQNYFGGYIDESRDWDEILFNAPNYLMVVAAGNDGNDNTANQNPTGGSGWDKLTGHSTSKNNLVVANAQDANIDANGNLVSVSINSSSSEGPTDDMRIKPDITGNGTGVYSTYDNSDSAYNSITGTSMASPNVAGSLLLLQQHYGNLNSGGLMRAATLKGLALHTADDAGASGPDAVFGWGLLNTKRAAETITANGNGSKIEELTLNSGQSYTITVDSDGTSPLLASISWTDRPGTANSTVNSTTPVLVNDLDIRVTKGGTTYFPYKLTGPTTSAQQDNNVDPYERVDINGASGSYTITVTNKGSLVGGSQAFSLIVTGVTGTPAVCNATTPTGVGVTGVSQTGATVNWSAVAGTTYDVRHRPVGGSWTVNAVTGTSSTLSGLTAGTQYEVQVRSKCPNGTNSSYSSTTSFTTAAPAACESLPYAESFENNDGWTQVSGDDGDWVRDSGGTPSSTTGPSSGADGSFYMFLEASTNNSPGQIGNNATAILESGCFDLSGKSEATFAFKNHMYGTNMGSLTAQVSTNDGSTWTNVWTQSGNQGNQWNSVSVNLNSYVGSTIKLRLVGTTGNGWRSDVAIDDIEVTAVDAGSDTQAPSAPSNVQASSITQTTATVSWNASTDNVGVTGYEVFQGSSSLGTVTGTSANLTGLTAGTSYTINVRAQDAAGNVSNAGSVTFTTSSDNPAPTYCTSSGSRTTYEWIDNVELGGISNATGAGSGYSDFTAQVGNLAQGSTNTMIVSAGFSGSSYTEHWAVWIDFNQDGTFADSEKVVSGSSSSANNLSATVNVPSNATLGQTRMRVSMKYNAAQTACENFGDGEVEDYTINITSSTSSLFTTFNNTNADVLGNEAATSFVAYPNPAKDVIQVRSSNRNVGLTSYRIINTIGQTVQSGELTNNRINVSQLGLGMYILEVNDGQKLFNTKLVKR; encoded by the coding sequence ATGAGAAACAAGTACACTGCAAAGTTACTGCTTTCTGCTGGTTTGCTATTTCTAGGTAGCAACACCTTTGCACAAAGCGAGGAGCAGATCCAAAAAATTCGTAGTGAATACGATTTGGTAAAGCTTCAATCAATTCAAAAGAATTTAAAAACAAAGGAAAATCTTCAAAAGAAAGAAGCAATTAGAATTGCTCAACAAAAAGGTTGGAAAACAACTATCAAAAGAGAAGATGGAACTTTTATGGAACTTCAAAGAGTAGTTAATGGAAAGCCAATCTATTACACTACTTTTAATGTTGATGCTGCAAAATCAACAAGAACAGATCACTTACATTCAGGAGGATCTTTAGGATTAAATTTAATGGGACAAGGATTAACTGCCAACGTATGGGATGGTGGTGGAACACGTAACACTCACCAAGAATTTGATGGTGCTGGTGGAAATAATCGTGTTACTACAATTGACGGTTCTACATTAAACGGAAACAGTTTCCATGCTCAGCACGTTACAGGAACAATTGTTGCTTCTGGAGTTGTTGCGAATGCAAAAGGTATGGCACCTCATGCAAAAGCAAGAACGGCTGACTGGAATAATGATAAGTCTGAGGCAACTACAGAGACTGGTAACGGAATGATTATTTCTAACCACTCTTACGGTTTTGCTTTCAGAAATCAATTTGGACAAGTACAATTACCACAAAACTATTTTGGAGGATATATCGATGAATCTCGTGATTGGGATGAAATCTTATTTAATGCTCCAAACTATTTAATGGTTGTTGCTGCTGGTAACGATGGAAATGATAATACAGCTAACCAAAACCCAACTGGTGGATCTGGATGGGATAAGTTAACTGGACACTCAACTTCTAAGAATAACTTAGTAGTTGCAAATGCTCAAGATGCTAACATTGATGCAAATGGAAATTTAGTTTCTGTTTCTATCAATAGTTCAAGTAGTGAAGGACCAACTGATGATATGCGTATTAAACCGGATATTACTGGTAATGGTACTGGAGTTTATTCAACTTATGATAATAGTGATAGTGCTTATAATTCTATCACAGGTACTTCTATGGCATCTCCAAACGTTGCTGGATCGTTATTATTATTACAACAACACTACGGAAACTTAAATAGTGGTGGTTTAATGAGAGCTGCTACATTAAAAGGTTTAGCTCTTCATACTGCTGATGACGCTGGTGCTTCTGGACCAGATGCTGTTTTCGGATGGGGATTATTAAACACTAAGAGAGCTGCTGAAACTATTACAGCTAATGGAAATGGTTCTAAGATTGAAGAATTAACTTTAAATAGTGGTCAATCTTACACAATTACTGTTGATTCTGATGGAACAAGTCCATTATTAGCTTCTATTTCTTGGACAGATAGACCAGGTACTGCTAATAGTACTGTAAACTCTACTACTCCAGTTTTAGTAAATGATTTAGATATTAGAGTAACTAAAGGAGGAACAACTTATTTCCCATATAAGTTAACAGGTCCTACTACAAGTGCTCAACAAGATAATAATGTTGATCCTTATGAAAGAGTTGATATTAACGGAGCTTCTGGTTCTTATACAATTACTGTAACTAACAAAGGTTCTTTAGTAGGAGGAAGCCAAGCATTCTCTTTAATTGTAACTGGTGTAACTGGTACACCTGCAGTTTGTAACGCAACTACTCCAACAGGAGTTGGTGTAACTGGAGTTTCTCAAACAGGAGCTACTGTAAACTGGTCAGCTGTTGCTGGAACTACTTATGATGTTAGACATCGTCCAGTTGGAGGTTCATGGACTGTAAATGCAGTAACTGGAACTTCTTCAACTTTATCTGGGTTAACTGCCGGTACTCAATATGAAGTACAAGTACGTAGTAAGTGTCCAAACGGAACAAACTCGTCTTATAGTTCTACAACTTCATTCACTACTGCTGCACCTGCTGCATGTGAATCTTTACCATATGCTGAAAGCTTTGAAAATAATGACGGATGGACTCAAGTTTCTGGAGATGACGGAGATTGGGTAAGAGATAGTGGAGGAACACCTTCTTCAACTACTGGACCAAGTTCAGGAGCAGATGGGTCTTTCTATATGTTCTTAGAAGCTTCAACTAATAATAGTCCAGGACAAATTGGAAACAACGCTACAGCAATTTTAGAAAGTGGATGTTTCGATTTATCTGGAAAGTCTGAGGCTACATTTGCATTCAAAAACCACATGTATGGAACTAACATGGGATCTTTAACAGCTCAAGTTTCTACTAATGATGGATCAACTTGGACAAATGTTTGGACTCAATCAGGAAACCAAGGAAACCAATGGAATTCAGTTTCTGTTAATTTAAATAGTTACGTAGGATCAACAATCAAGTTAAGATTAGTTGGTACAACAGGAAATGGATGGAGAAGTGATGTTGCAATTGATGATATCGAAGTTACTGCTGTTGATGCAGGATCTGATACTCAAGCACCTTCAGCACCATCTAATGTTCAAGCTTCAAGTATTACGCAAACTACAGCTACAGTAAGCTGGAATGCTTCTACTGATAATGTAGGTGTTACTGGATATGAAGTATTCCAAGGATCTTCTAGTTTAGGAACCGTTACAGGAACTTCTGCTAACCTTACAGGTTTAACTGCAGGTACTTCTTATACAATTAACGTAAGAGCTCAAGATGCTGCTGGAAACGTTTCTAACGCAGGATCGGTTACATTCACTACTTCTAGTGATAACCCAGCTCCAACATATTGTACTTCTAGCGGAAGCAGAACTACTTATGAGTGGATTGATAACGTTGAGTTAGGTGGAATATCTAATGCTACTGGTGCAGGAAGCGGATATTCTGACTTTACTGCTCAAGTAGGAAACTTAGCGCAAGGAAGTACTAATACTATGATTGTAAGTGCTGGATTTAGTGGTTCTTCTTATACAGAGCACTGGGCAGTATGGATTGACTTTAACCAAGATGGTACTTTCGCAGATAGTGAAAAAGTAGTTTCTGGATCTTCTTCTAGTGCAAATAACTTATCAGCTACTGTAAACGTTCCTTCTAATGCTACTTTAGGTCAAACTAGAATGCGTGTATCTATGAAGTATAACGCTGCTCAAACGGCTTGTGAGAACTTTGGAGACGGTGAAGTAGAAGACTATACAATTAATATTACTTCTTCTACGTCTAGCTTATTTACTACGTTTAATAATACAAATGCTGACGTGTTAGGAAATGAAGCTGCGACTAGCTTTGTAGCATATCCAAACCCAGCTAAAGATGTAATTCAAGTAAGATCTAGTAATAGAAATGTTGGATTAACTTCTTATAGAATTATAAATACAATTGGTCAAACTGTTCAATCTGGAGAGTTAACTAATAATAGAATTAATGTTTCGCAACTTGGTCTAGGTATGTATATCTTAGAAGTTAATGACGGACAAAAATTATTCAACACTAAATTGGTTAAAAGATAG
- a CDS encoding sugar nucleotidyltransferase codes for MKIIVPMAGVGSRLRPHTLTTPKPLTVIAGKTIVQRLVEDISKVIDQKIDEIAFVIGPAKKGFPSDTKDKLIEIAKGLGAKGSVYVQEEALGTAHAIYCAKESLSGPCVVAYADTLFKADFTLDTNADGAIWVKQVEDPSAFGVVKLEEGFITDFIEKPKDFVSDLAIIGIYYFKDGNKLKEEIQYLIDNDLKENNEYQLTNVLESLKQQGAKFIPGKVNAWMDCGKKDPTVDTNKQVLGFEKADGNNLVSSDVVLENSEIIQPCYIGKNVVIKNSKIGPYVSIGENSVVENATITNSLIQTNVQISNASFDNAMIGNYAKYNGKFTSISIGDYTELI; via the coding sequence ATGAAAATTATTGTTCCTATGGCCGGTGTTGGTTCTAGATTAAGACCACACACTTTAACAACTCCTAAACCTTTAACTGTTATTGCTGGAAAGACTATCGTTCAGCGATTAGTTGAAGATATTAGTAAAGTAATTGATCAGAAAATTGATGAAATTGCTTTTGTTATTGGGCCTGCAAAAAAAGGATTTCCGTCTGACACAAAAGACAAATTAATTGAAATTGCAAAAGGATTAGGAGCAAAAGGATCAGTTTACGTTCAAGAAGAAGCTTTAGGAACAGCGCATGCTATTTATTGTGCTAAAGAATCATTAAGCGGGCCTTGTGTAGTGGCTTATGCTGATACTTTATTTAAAGCAGATTTTACATTAGATACAAATGCTGATGGTGCTATTTGGGTTAAACAAGTTGAAGATCCTAGTGCTTTTGGTGTTGTTAAATTAGAAGAAGGTTTTATTACTGACTTTATAGAAAAGCCAAAAGATTTTGTTTCTGATTTAGCTATCATCGGAATTTATTATTTTAAAGACGGAAATAAACTTAAAGAAGAAATTCAATATTTAATTGATAACGACTTAAAAGAAAACAACGAGTATCAATTAACAAATGTTTTAGAATCTTTAAAGCAACAAGGTGCTAAATTTATACCTGGAAAAGTAAATGCTTGGATGGATTGTGGTAAAAAAGATCCAACAGTAGATACAAATAAACAAGTACTTGGGTTTGAAAAAGCAGATGGAAATAACTTAGTGTCTTCGGATGTAGTTTTAGAAAACTCTGAAATTATCCAACCTTGTTACATTGGAAAAAATGTAGTTATAAAGAACTCAAAAATTGGTCCTTATGTATCAATTGGAGAGAATAGTGTAGTAGAAAATGCTACAATTACCAACTCATTAATCCAAACTAATGTTCAAATTAGTAATGCTAGTTTTGACAATGCCATGATTGGTAATTATGCAAAATATAACGGAAAATTTACCTCTATCAGTATCGGTGATTATACAGAGCTTATATAA
- a CDS encoding murein hydrolase activator EnvC family protein — translation MSFLFLGVSVHGQSRKELEKRRKKLNKEIKKINNLLFETNKEKTNALDDLKDLSQKITVRERLIETIELENETLSKEIALNEKKIEQNNLELANLKADYGAMVFKSYKSKSQQSKTMFLLSSENFLQAYKRIKYIEQYKSFRKKQGQRVIAKTAEIKKLNDSLTKRKNQKKILINTEKTQKKKIENEKEEQETLVTKIKTQEGKYKKQLQKKIREEKAVAKKIDKAIRAAIAKANKGKKGKAKKGELLLSKAEKALKANFEQNKGNLPWPLDGVVTRKFGVQPHPTFKSITINSTGLHIRGKQGDVAKSIFNGKVLSITKSDKGTRSVMIQHGDYITTYSNLREVFVKKGQTITTGTSVGKIFTDRITGKTDLVFVLFKNTNRLNPSDWIRAN, via the coding sequence TTGAGTTTTCTCTTTTTAGGAGTGTCAGTACATGGACAATCTAGAAAAGAGCTAGAAAAGCGCCGTAAAAAGCTGAATAAGGAAATCAAAAAGATTAATAACTTACTTTTTGAAACCAACAAGGAGAAAACAAACGCTTTAGACGATTTAAAAGATTTAAGTCAAAAAATTACTGTTCGTGAGCGCTTAATAGAAACTATTGAGTTAGAAAATGAAACACTATCTAAGGAAATAGCTCTAAATGAAAAGAAAATTGAGCAAAATAATCTTGAGCTTGCCAATTTAAAAGCCGATTACGGTGCAATGGTTTTTAAATCATACAAAAGTAAATCGCAACAAAGTAAGACCATGTTTTTACTGTCTTCTGAAAACTTTTTACAAGCCTACAAGCGAATAAAATATATTGAGCAATACAAGAGTTTTAGAAAAAAACAAGGACAGCGTGTTATTGCCAAAACCGCAGAAATTAAAAAACTGAATGATTCTTTAACCAAAAGAAAGAATCAGAAAAAGATTTTAATAAATACAGAGAAGACTCAGAAGAAAAAAATTGAAAACGAAAAAGAAGAGCAAGAAACTCTTGTAACTAAAATAAAAACACAAGAAGGAAAGTATAAAAAGCAACTTCAGAAGAAAATACGTGAAGAAAAAGCCGTTGCTAAAAAGATAGATAAAGCCATTAGAGCAGCCATTGCGAAAGCCAATAAAGGTAAAAAAGGAAAAGCCAAAAAAGGAGAGTTATTATTAAGTAAAGCAGAAAAAGCTTTAAAAGCCAACTTCGAGCAAAATAAAGGAAACTTACCATGGCCATTAGACGGTGTTGTAACACGAAAATTTGGTGTGCAACCTCATCCAACTTTTAAATCGATTACCATTAACAGTACAGGACTTCATATTCGTGGGAAACAAGGAGATGTTGCTAAAAGTATCTTTAATGGTAAAGTGTTAAGTATAACGAAGTCAGATAAAGGAACTAGAAGTGTTATGATTCAGCATGGAGATTATATCACAACTTATTCTAACCTGAGAGAAGTCTTTGTTAAAAAAGGACAAACCATAACTACTGGAACTTCTGTAGGAAAAATATTTACCGATCGAATCACAGGTAAAACAGATCTAGTTTTTGTACTTTTCAAAAACACAAATCGTTTAAACCCATCTGACTGGATAAGAGCTAACTAA